A genomic stretch from Acetobacter ascendens includes:
- a CDS encoding rod shape-determining protein encodes MFSRLLGLMSADMAIDLGTANTLVYVKGRGIVLNEPSVVAIADIRGKKQLLAVGEEAKQMVGRTPGNITAIRPMRDGVIADFEVAEEMIKHFIRKVHNRRAFASPQIIVCVPSGSTAVERRAIQESAESAGARRVFLIEEPMAAAIGAGLPVTEPSGSMIVDIGGGTTEVAVISLGGIVYARSVRVGGDKMDEAIISYIRRTHSLLIGESSAERIKISLGSAMMPDEPYENGPWQDVKGRDLINGVPREVQVSQAQIAESLMEPVSQIVDAVTTALENTPPELAADIVDKGIVLTGGGALLYRLSDVLRLATGLPVTVAEDALSCVALGTGRALEEMKRLRNVLTTMY; translated from the coding sequence ATGTTTTCTCGTCTGCTCGGTCTCATGTCTGCCGACATGGCTATTGACCTGGGTACTGCCAACACCCTTGTTTACGTAAAAGGACGGGGTATCGTTCTGAACGAACCCTCTGTTGTGGCTATTGCAGATATACGAGGAAAAAAGCAGCTTCTTGCCGTAGGGGAAGAAGCCAAGCAAATGGTTGGCCGTACACCGGGCAATATTACGGCCATTCGCCCCATGCGTGATGGCGTGATTGCTGATTTTGAAGTGGCGGAAGAAATGATCAAACATTTCATCCGCAAGGTTCATAATCGCCGCGCCTTTGCCAGCCCTCAGATTATCGTGTGTGTGCCCTCCGGCTCCACTGCCGTGGAACGCCGCGCCATTCAGGAAAGCGCAGAAAGCGCCGGTGCCCGGCGTGTGTTCCTGATTGAAGAACCCATGGCCGCTGCCATAGGTGCTGGCCTGCCAGTTACAGAACCTTCTGGCAGCATGATTGTAGATATTGGCGGCGGCACCACAGAAGTGGCCGTAATCTCCCTTGGCGGTATTGTGTATGCACGTTCCGTGCGCGTGGGCGGAGATAAAATGGATGAAGCCATTATCTCCTATATTCGCCGTACCCACAGCTTGCTGATTGGTGAAAGCTCAGCAGAACGTATCAAAATCAGCCTTGGCTCCGCCATGATGCCGGATGAACCGTATGAGAACGGCCCATGGCAAGATGTTAAAGGGCGTGATCTAATTAACGGTGTCCCGCGTGAAGTGCAGGTTTCACAAGCCCAAATTGCAGAAAGCCTTATGGAGCCCGTAAGCCAGATTGTGGATGCCGTAACAACTGCACTGGAAAACACGCCCCCAGAACTTGCTGCCGATATTGTTGATAAAGGCATTGTTCTTACCGGCGGTGGTGCGTTGCTCTACCGGTTGAGTGATGTGCTCCGCCTTGCAACAGGCCTGCCAGTTACAGTAGCTGAAGATGCACTTTCCTGCGTGGCTTTGGGCACAGGACGTGCCTTGGAAGAAATGAAACGTCTACGCAACGTGCTCACAACAATGTATTAA
- the mreC gene encoding rod shape-determining protein MreC has protein sequence MIPVSIQVRQALGKLVLPVLLLLSVGIIIAGQADRRLADTARMYVADALAPLWGLIAHTQTDVSHLVQGVKDARHLAEENAKLQTENAKLRRWYDVAVSLARENDNLKTELHWVPEPTPAFVTGRVVADSGGMYARAVLLVAGTTSGVHVGNVALATNGLAGRVTEVGPHAARVLLITDIASRLPIELESSHATAIMAGDNSPMPRLMYYPQDSRPIEGERVVTSDQAGAFPMGLPIGTVHYLHPGQPVVQPFVQLDKLTMLRVFDFGQSEIEPPDAPGHVPLTRPHRPLALPFKTLLGQGQEG, from the coding sequence ATGATCCCGGTTTCCATCCAGGTAAGACAAGCTCTTGGCAAACTGGTTTTGCCAGTGCTGCTGCTATTGTCTGTTGGGATTATTATTGCGGGGCAAGCTGATAGAAGGCTGGCTGATACGGCTCGTATGTATGTAGCAGATGCCCTGGCCCCTTTATGGGGGCTTATTGCCCATACGCAAACAGATGTTAGCCACCTTGTGCAAGGCGTAAAAGACGCCCGGCATTTGGCCGAAGAAAACGCTAAACTTCAAACCGAAAACGCTAAGCTGCGCCGTTGGTATGATGTAGCCGTCTCCCTCGCGCGGGAAAATGATAACCTAAAAACAGAGCTGCACTGGGTGCCAGAACCCACCCCTGCCTTTGTAACAGGCCGGGTAGTGGCAGATAGTGGCGGTATGTATGCCCGCGCTGTGTTGCTTGTAGCTGGCACCACCAGTGGTGTGCATGTTGGCAATGTGGCTTTGGCAACAAATGGCCTGGCAGGGCGGGTTACCGAAGTTGGCCCTCATGCAGCGCGCGTCTTGTTAATAACCGATATTGCCAGCCGCTTACCCATTGAGCTGGAATCCAGCCATGCCACGGCCATAATGGCAGGCGACAACTCCCCCATGCCAAGGTTGATGTATTATCCGCAGGATTCACGCCCCATTGAAGGGGAGCGTGTTGTTACCAGTGATCAGGCAGGTGCCTTTCCCATGGGGTTACCTATTGGCACGGTACATTACCTGCACCCCGGGCAACCGGTTGTGCAGCCCTTTGTGCAACTGGATAAACTGACCATGCTGCGTGTGTTTGATTTTGGGCAATCTGAAATTGAACCGCCTGATGCACCGGGCCATGTGCCACTTACCCGCCCGCATCGGCCATTAGCACTGCCATTCAAGACACTTCTGGGACAAGGACAGGAAGGGTAA
- the mrdA gene encoding penicillin-binding protein 2, which produces MWLKKRKKENRRFLPVREQKDPARGVFTRRALLFMAVQTVALGELGRRLYKIQIEDGDHYARMAAKNRISKRLLAPPRGRIVDRYGVALANNKENWRALLMPEETTDVTGTIERFSSIIPLDERDRTRIAREMRHQRRFVPVMLRDFLSWDEMARIELNAPSLPGVLIDVGTRRVYPEGELLAHIIGYVAPPNEKDVARSALLALPGMRVGRAGIEQSQDDNLRGTAGSVEMEVNAVGRVMSELNREEGVPGEEISLTIDRALQQKVLNAIGDQTASAVVMDCQNGEVLAMVSTPSFDPSLFDSGVSHAQWIEWTNNQRTPLINKAVAGVYPPGSTFKPAVAMAALESGLVSPTDRFFCPGHLDVGGTRFHCWSRWGHGSVDLHLALKYSCDVYFYEVARRIGMERIAATAHKFGLGTQLDIELPHTRTGLIPTPAWRQAHHHHWNGGDTIVSGIGQGFVQVTPLQLATYTARIASGRAVQPHLVRAINGEIGKQVQPDHWPTLDMPDRYLAALRSGMFAVINEPHGTAPKARLDLPGITMAGKTGSAQVRRVSRALRESGHFNSANLPWEYRPHALFICFAPYDSPRYAVSVVIEHGNAGADAAAPLARTIMRDTLLRDPVTHTTPPPESVADASSLISDP; this is translated from the coding sequence ATGTGGCTGAAGAAGCGCAAGAAAGAAAACCGGCGTTTTCTACCTGTTCGTGAACAGAAAGACCCCGCCCGCGGCGTTTTTACACGCCGGGCGCTGCTGTTTATGGCTGTTCAGACTGTGGCTTTGGGAGAGCTTGGCCGCCGCCTGTATAAAATCCAGATAGAAGATGGTGACCATTATGCCCGTATGGCTGCCAAAAACCGTATCAGCAAGCGCCTTTTGGCGCCGCCTCGCGGGCGTATTGTAGATCGCTACGGCGTTGCCCTTGCCAATAACAAGGAAAACTGGCGCGCCCTTTTGATGCCCGAAGAAACCACAGATGTTACGGGCACGATTGAACGGTTTTCCAGCATTATTCCGCTAGATGAACGTGACCGCACACGAATCGCGCGTGAAATGCGGCATCAGCGGCGCTTCGTGCCCGTCATGCTGCGAGATTTCCTCTCATGGGATGAAATGGCGCGTATTGAACTCAACGCACCTTCTCTCCCCGGTGTGTTGATTGATGTAGGCACACGCCGCGTTTATCCAGAAGGTGAATTGCTCGCCCACATTATCGGTTACGTAGCTCCGCCCAATGAAAAAGATGTGGCCCGCTCTGCTTTGTTGGCCCTGCCGGGGATGCGCGTAGGACGCGCGGGTATTGAGCAAAGTCAGGATGACAATCTTCGCGGCACGGCTGGATCTGTGGAAATGGAGGTCAACGCTGTTGGGCGTGTGATGTCTGAGCTGAACCGCGAAGAAGGCGTTCCTGGTGAAGAAATCAGCCTGACCATAGATCGTGCACTCCAGCAAAAAGTGCTGAACGCCATAGGAGATCAAACAGCCTCTGCCGTGGTGATGGACTGCCAGAATGGCGAAGTGCTCGCCATGGTCAGTACGCCTTCGTTTGATCCTTCACTGTTTGATAGCGGCGTAAGCCACGCGCAGTGGATTGAATGGACAAACAACCAACGCACCCCCCTTATCAACAAAGCTGTAGCGGGGGTGTATCCGCCCGGCTCCACTTTCAAACCTGCCGTTGCAATGGCAGCTTTGGAATCTGGTCTTGTTTCCCCCACAGATCGTTTTTTCTGCCCTGGTCATTTGGATGTAGGTGGCACACGCTTTCACTGTTGGTCTCGGTGGGGGCATGGATCTGTTGATCTGCATTTGGCGCTAAAATATTCCTGCGACGTTTATTTTTATGAAGTCGCGCGCCGTATCGGCATGGAACGTATTGCGGCCACAGCACATAAATTTGGCCTTGGCACGCAGTTGGATATTGAACTGCCCCACACGCGCACCGGCCTTATTCCCACACCAGCATGGCGGCAGGCTCATCACCACCATTGGAACGGCGGAGATACAATTGTAAGCGGCATTGGGCAGGGGTTTGTACAAGTTACGCCCTTGCAACTGGCAACCTATACAGCCCGCATTGCCTCTGGCCGGGCCGTACAGCCCCATCTTGTGCGTGCCATTAACGGGGAAATCGGCAAGCAAGTACAGCCAGACCATTGGCCTACCCTTGATATGCCAGACAGATATCTGGCAGCCCTGCGCTCTGGTATGTTTGCCGTTATTAACGAACCCCACGGAACGGCCCCCAAGGCGCGGCTGGATCTGCCCGGCATTACCATGGCTGGCAAAACGGGTTCAGCGCAGGTGCGGCGTGTTTCACGCGCATTGCGTGAAAGCGGGCATTTTAACTCTGCCAATCTGCCTTGGGAGTATCGGCCGCATGCGTTGTTTATCTGCTTTGCCCCGTATGATTCTCCACGATATGCTGTTTCTGTTGTAATCGAACACGGAAACGCAGGCGCAGATGCTGCCGCCCCTCTGGCCCGCACCATCATGCGCGATACTCTGCTGCGTGATCCGGTAACACACACCACACCGCCACCAGAAAGCGTAGCTGATGCAAGCAGCCTGATAAGTGATCCATGA
- a CDS encoding 2-isopropylmalate synthase produces MSADTTSFNHPSFGRMTPDRVIVFDTTLRDGEQSPGFSMNLAEKLRMAEALANLGVDVIEAGFPVASKGDFESVNEIAKNTKGSVICALARSGGAKDIAAAGEALTPAERKRIHNFISTSPLHMNYKLRMEPETVLELITSGNAAARNLTDDVEWSAEDGSRTEPDFLCRCVEAAIKAGATTINIPDTVGYATPEDMEKIFSMLRQRVPGADQVIFSAHNHNDLGLAVANTLASIRGGARQVECTINGIGERAGNAALEEIVMALRTRHDQYPFTTGIHTEGLLKVSRMLATITSFDVQPNKAIVGRNAFAHESGIHQDGVLKNAATYEIMTPESVGWTRSSLVMGKHSGRAAFRDKLKVLGYEGMDEARLNEAFTRFKDLADRKKVVYDDDIIALVDDEARDHDRIRFGALSLKSISGQPSEVDLELSVDGKTIEARATGNGPVDAAFNALRKAFPHEARLALFSVGAVTEGTDAQARTTVRLEEAGKMVDGQGADADTVVSAVRAYVHALNKLLVKRARTEPEALTA; encoded by the coding sequence ATGTCTGCTGATACCACCAGCTTCAATCATCCGTCTTTTGGCCGCATGACGCCAGACCGCGTGATTGTGTTTGACACCACCCTGCGTGATGGCGAGCAATCTCCCGGTTTTTCCATGAACCTGGCAGAAAAACTCCGCATGGCAGAAGCGCTGGCCAATCTGGGCGTGGATGTAATTGAAGCGGGCTTTCCTGTTGCTTCTAAAGGTGATTTCGAATCCGTTAACGAGATTGCCAAAAACACCAAAGGTTCCGTTATCTGCGCACTGGCGCGTAGCGGCGGTGCCAAGGATATTGCTGCTGCGGGAGAAGCTCTGACCCCAGCAGAACGCAAGCGTATCCACAACTTTATTTCCACCTCTCCACTGCACATGAATTACAAGCTGCGGATGGAACCGGAAACTGTTCTGGAACTGATTACCTCCGGCAACGCTGCTGCCCGTAATCTAACAGATGACGTGGAATGGTCTGCTGAAGATGGCTCCCGCACAGAACCGGATTTTCTGTGCCGTTGCGTAGAAGCCGCCATTAAAGCTGGCGCCACTACCATCAACATTCCTGATACGGTTGGTTACGCCACACCAGAAGACATGGAAAAAATCTTTTCCATGCTGCGCCAGCGCGTGCCGGGTGCAGATCAGGTAATCTTCTCTGCCCATAACCATAATGATCTGGGGTTGGCTGTTGCCAATACGCTGGCTTCTATCCGTGGTGGTGCACGGCAAGTGGAATGCACCATCAATGGTATTGGCGAACGTGCAGGTAATGCCGCGCTGGAAGAAATTGTTATGGCGCTGCGCACACGGCATGACCAATACCCCTTCACCACTGGCATCCATACAGAAGGTCTGCTGAAGGTTTCGCGTATGCTGGCCACTATCACCAGCTTTGATGTGCAACCTAACAAGGCCATTGTAGGCCGTAACGCCTTTGCACATGAAAGCGGTATTCATCAGGATGGCGTACTGAAAAACGCTGCCACTTATGAAATCATGACCCCCGAAAGCGTAGGTTGGACGCGTTCTTCCCTCGTTATGGGCAAGCATTCCGGGCGCGCCGCCTTCCGCGATAAGCTGAAGGTGTTGGGTTATGAAGGCATGGATGAAGCACGCCTGAACGAAGCCTTTACCCGCTTTAAGGATCTGGCTGACCGTAAAAAGGTTGTGTACGATGATGACATCATCGCGCTGGTGGATGATGAAGCCCGTGACCATGACCGCATCCGCTTTGGTGCGCTGAGCCTGAAATCCATTTCTGGCCAACCATCCGAAGTTGATCTGGAACTGAGCGTAGATGGTAAAACCATTGAAGCCAGAGCTACAGGCAATGGCCCTGTGGATGCCGCTTTTAATGCGCTGCGCAAGGCCTTTCCGCATGAAGCACGTCTGGCCCTGTTCTCTGTAGGTGCTGTCACAGAAGGCACGGATGCACAGGCTCGCACAACCGTGCGTCTGGAAGAAGCAGGCAAAATGGTAGATGGCCAGGGTGCAGATGCCGATACGGTTGTTTCTGCCGTACGCGCTTATGTACATGCACTGAACAAGCTGCTGGTTAAACGGGCACGGACGGAACCAGAAGCCCTAACAGCCTGA
- a CDS encoding tetratricopeptide repeat protein: MASRFLRTLFCATTAWVVMQPVAHAADELGQQVGTELEAAQSALATHNYAKAMDAVNAADAVKGKTDYEDYTIAQMRAAVATQAGNLSAATAAYDKLIASPRTPQAMKNQMLKSEATMAYTAKDYPKAIANIQRYLKVAGSDPQMETLLAQSYYLQKDYPNTIKVVKQQADAAIKAGKTPTESELQMLAASATALKDSAATTHAYVLLATYYPKKEYWALLLHELVVNTKIPASLQLDVYRIRLAVGDVSQARDFMDMTEIAVQQNTPQLALDLMNQGYQSGVLGQGAEAPRQARLKAMVEKAVASKKASIAADEQAAVSASNGNDLLTVGYNYVTFGQADKGLQLMQQAMSKGVSDVNIARLHLGLAELYAGHKDQALAALRSVEGDNGAHDIAQLWILRVTQPSSAQ; the protein is encoded by the coding sequence ATGGCTTCTCGTTTTTTACGTACCCTTTTTTGTGCAACAACAGCATGGGTTGTTATGCAGCCAGTTGCACATGCGGCAGATGAACTTGGCCAACAGGTTGGGACAGAACTGGAAGCCGCGCAGTCTGCTCTGGCGACACATAATTATGCCAAGGCGATGGACGCAGTAAACGCTGCAGATGCCGTAAAAGGCAAAACAGATTACGAAGATTATACCATTGCGCAGATGCGTGCGGCTGTGGCCACACAGGCAGGCAATCTTTCTGCCGCAACAGCGGCCTATGATAAGCTAATTGCTTCCCCCCGCACGCCGCAGGCCATGAAAAATCAGATGCTAAAGTCTGAAGCAACCATGGCTTACACTGCCAAGGATTACCCTAAAGCTATTGCCAATATTCAGCGTTATCTGAAGGTCGCTGGTTCTGATCCTCAGATGGAAACATTGCTGGCGCAATCCTACTATCTGCAGAAGGATTACCCGAACACCATCAAGGTGGTGAAGCAGCAGGCTGATGCAGCCATAAAGGCTGGCAAAACACCCACAGAATCTGAACTGCAAATGCTTGCGGCCAGTGCGACAGCACTAAAAGATTCTGCAGCTACAACGCATGCTTATGTGTTGTTGGCGACCTATTATCCCAAAAAGGAATACTGGGCGCTATTGCTGCATGAGCTGGTGGTGAACACTAAAATTCCGGCATCCTTGCAGTTGGATGTTTATCGTATCCGTTTGGCTGTTGGGGATGTTTCCCAAGCGCGTGATTTTATGGATATGACGGAAATTGCGGTACAGCAGAATACACCGCAACTGGCGCTGGACCTGATGAACCAAGGCTATCAATCGGGCGTGTTAGGGCAGGGGGCTGAAGCTCCTCGTCAGGCCCGTTTGAAGGCCATGGTTGAAAAGGCTGTAGCTTCCAAAAAGGCTTCTATTGCAGCAGATGAACAGGCTGCTGTTTCTGCCAGCAATGGGAATGATTTGCTGACCGTTGGGTACAATTACGTTACTTTCGGGCAGGCTGATAAAGGGCTGCAGCTTATGCAGCAAGCTATGAGCAAGGGCGTAAGTGACGTGAATATTGCGCGCCTGCACTTGGGGCTGGCAGAGCTTTATGCGGGCCATAAGGATCAGGCTCTGGCTGCTTTGCGCAGTGTTGAAGGAGATAACGGTGCGCATGATATTGCGCAGCTTTGGATCCTGCGTGTGACGCAGCCTTCCAGTGCTCAATAA
- a CDS encoding rod shape-determining protein MreD gives MSDPSPPSWDPDLEPRLTLGQKLDRTARHLLPSAFIVLVIIFFSAPLAIPGSAELLSAIVIGSVFFWSVWRPTGMPALAPFLLGLFMDLVGFTPLGVSSFILLLVYGISTYARFGLMRMNFLVVWFLYGLIGGAASFLQWALACLFRLHGLDPAPAFFEALLCIGVYPLLSAIFSWFLHILDEKESA, from the coding sequence ATGTCCGATCCCTCACCCCCATCATGGGACCCAGATCTTGAACCGCGCCTAACGCTCGGTCAGAAGCTGGATCGCACAGCACGCCATCTGCTGCCATCTGCTTTTATTGTTCTGGTTATTATCTTTTTTTCGGCCCCCCTTGCCATTCCCGGTTCTGCCGAGCTGCTTTCTGCCATTGTTATTGGCTCGGTATTTTTCTGGTCTGTTTGGCGACCTACGGGCATGCCTGCTCTGGCACCGTTCTTGCTTGGCCTGTTTATGGATTTGGTTGGCTTTACGCCTTTGGGCGTAAGCTCATTTATTCTGCTTCTGGTTTACGGAATCAGCACCTATGCCCGGTTTGGGCTCATGCGCATGAATTTTTTAGTAGTATGGTTCCTTTATGGTCTGATAGGTGGAGCCGCTTCTTTCTTGCAGTGGGCATTGGCATGTTTGTTCCGGCTGCATGGCCTTGATCCGGCGCCTGCCTTTTTTGAAGCACTACTGTGCATAGGGGTTTATCCGTTGCTTTCCGCCATCTTCTCATGGTTCCTGCATATTCTGGATGAAAAGGAATCCGCATGA
- the rodA gene encoding rod shape-determining protein RodA — protein sequence MKFHKRLLRAEPSFRLMSKLWRISWLYILLICTLAGVGYVTLYSAGGGTPYPFAAPQAARFAVGLVMMITIAMLPPRMLIHAAAPMYVLSLILLVAVLRMGHVGKGAERWLIIGGLQVQPSEFAKIALVLALSAWFSRISYARMGNPLWLIPPALIVLVPVGLVLKEPNLGTAVIIGGIGASLFFAAGMRLWQIVLLLLPVPSLIKFAYNHLHDYQRARITTFLHPENDPLGAGYNIIQSKIALGSGGMWGQGYLHGSQGQLNFLPEKQTDFIFTMIAEEWGFAGAAAVIGLLLIIILGGMIMAIRCRNRFGRLIALGISMNFFFYCLVNLSMVMGAIPVGGVPLPLVSYGGSAMLNVMLGFGLLLSTWVHRDSVDDEEEEDANKDLI from the coding sequence ATGAAGTTTCATAAACGGCTGCTCAGAGCAGAACCCAGCTTTCGCCTTATGTCCAAGCTATGGCGTATCAGCTGGTTGTACATTTTGCTGATCTGCACATTGGCTGGCGTTGGGTATGTAACACTCTATTCTGCTGGTGGCGGCACGCCCTACCCGTTTGCTGCCCCGCAAGCTGCACGCTTTGCTGTGGGTTTGGTGATGATGATTACCATCGCCATGCTGCCCCCACGTATGCTTATTCACGCAGCGGCACCTATGTATGTGCTCTCGCTTATCCTACTGGTGGCCGTGTTACGCATGGGCCATGTGGGCAAAGGCGCAGAACGTTGGTTGATTATAGGTGGATTACAGGTTCAACCGTCGGAATTCGCCAAAATTGCGCTGGTTTTGGCACTTTCTGCATGGTTTTCTCGTATAAGCTATGCCCGTATGGGCAACCCTTTATGGTTAATACCGCCAGCCCTTATCGTGCTAGTGCCTGTTGGTCTTGTTCTAAAGGAACCTAACCTTGGTACTGCCGTCATTATTGGCGGCATTGGAGCATCGTTATTTTTTGCTGCCGGAATGCGACTTTGGCAAATCGTGCTGCTTTTGCTTCCTGTCCCTTCGCTTATCAAGTTTGCATACAACCATCTGCATGATTACCAGCGCGCGCGCATAACCACCTTTTTGCACCCTGAAAATGATCCGTTGGGAGCAGGCTACAATATTATCCAATCCAAAATTGCACTTGGTTCCGGCGGTATGTGGGGGCAGGGCTATCTGCATGGGTCACAAGGGCAATTAAACTTTCTACCCGAAAAGCAAACAGACTTCATTTTTACAATGATTGCTGAAGAATGGGGCTTTGCTGGTGCTGCCGCTGTGATTGGCCTGCTACTCATAATTATTCTGGGCGGCATGATCATGGCTATCCGCTGCCGTAACCGCTTTGGGCGCCTGATTGCCCTTGGCATCAGCATGAACTTCTTTTTCTACTGCTTGGTTAATCTTTCCATGGTGATGGGCGCTATCCCCGTAGGGGGGGTGCCTTTGCCGTTGGTCTCTTACGGTGGCTCCGCCATGCTGAATGTTATGCTGGGGTTTGGGCTACTGCTTTCAACATGGGTTCATCGTGATTCTGTTGACGATGAGGAAGAAGAAGACGCCAACAAAGATCTTATCTGA
- a CDS encoding TVP38/TMEM64 family protein, with amino-acid sequence MMRWAWQPLALWVKFLYWVYSQLAGCCKKMVPLGWMEQHIRPPSRPSVSLLRPLLMLLVLVVGAVGLRHVPALHSMLHGTDVLRQGAWGRMVFLSGAVLWCGFGLPRQVAGFAAGLAYGLWEGLALITIASTWGCLAGFFWARWGGRAWARQKLGQRFAQMDAFLTRQPFSSILTLRLLPVGSALLLNLLGGISGMDVLPFFTATLLGGIPQNLVAVLLGAGVQVGTFWQYAAGGALFVLSGAIGVWLWRHARIARQVS; translated from the coding sequence GTGATGAGGTGGGCATGGCAGCCTTTGGCGCTGTGGGTTAAATTTCTGTATTGGGTTTACAGCCAGCTTGCGGGCTGCTGCAAGAAGATGGTACCGCTGGGCTGGATGGAACAGCATATTCGTCCTCCCTCTCGGCCTTCTGTATCGCTTTTGCGTCCGCTGCTCATGCTGCTTGTATTGGTGGTGGGGGCTGTTGGCTTGCGGCATGTGCCAGCACTCCACAGCATGCTGCATGGTACGGATGTACTGCGCCAAGGCGCATGGGGCCGTATGGTGTTTTTATCTGGTGCTGTTTTGTGGTGCGGGTTTGGGCTGCCACGCCAAGTGGCCGGATTTGCAGCCGGATTGGCTTATGGATTGTGGGAAGGCCTTGCACTTATCACCATAGCCTCCACATGGGGGTGCTTGGCCGGGTTTTTCTGGGCCAGATGGGGCGGGCGTGCATGGGCACGGCAGAAATTGGGGCAACGTTTTGCCCAAATGGACGCATTTCTGACACGTCAGCCGTTTTCTAGTATTCTTACCTTGCGGCTGCTGCCCGTGGGGTCTGCGTTACTGCTGAACCTTTTAGGGGGCATTTCAGGCATGGATGTGCTGCCGTTTTTTACAGCAACCCTTCTGGGCGGTATTCCGCAGAACCTTGTTGCCGTTTTGTTGGGGGCAGGGGTTCAGGTGGGTACTTTCTGGCAGTATGCAGCAGGTGGCGCTTTATTTGTGCTTTCTGGCGCAATTGGGGTGTGGTTATGGCGGCATGCACGTATAGCCCGGCAGGTTTCCTGA
- a CDS encoding COX15/CtaA family protein, with protein sequence MTPAHRKLISGWLFLLCFMLLGMIAIGGVTRLTGSGLSIMDWQPVSGFIPPLSHAEWERLFALYQTIPQYHLQHEGFGLEGFQRIFWAEWIHRFWGRLMGLVLLLPLIWFVVRGMITRRLALRLFIFFILGALQGAIGWFMVASGFRPNSTAVEPVRLVLHLSAALLLYGAILWTAFSIRWPTPERHAASSAARLAKRLACFTIVLLCTTIIAGGFTAGTHAGFLFNTFPLMDGHLIPTDYAQLSPFWMNWFINKAAVQFDHRLLATLTALSIGAVLLVGLKATDLGSKAHNAFILLGWAVVIQYALGVTTLLLVVPVWAGAVHQTFAAVLLGVMLYVLHCLRGTKAVA encoded by the coding sequence ATGACACCCGCCCATCGCAAACTCATTTCAGGCTGGCTGTTTCTGCTTTGCTTCATGCTGCTGGGCATGATCGCCATTGGCGGTGTAACGCGCCTAACGGGTTCTGGCCTTTCCATTATGGATTGGCAGCCCGTAAGCGGCTTTATCCCACCTCTTTCCCACGCTGAGTGGGAAAGGTTATTCGCGCTTTATCAAACCATTCCACAGTATCACCTTCAGCATGAAGGGTTTGGACTGGAAGGATTCCAGAGAATTTTCTGGGCAGAATGGATTCACCGCTTCTGGGGCCGCTTGATGGGTCTGGTGCTTCTGCTCCCCCTGATCTGGTTTGTTGTAAGAGGCATGATTACGCGCCGGCTAGCCCTGCGCTTGTTCATCTTTTTTATTCTAGGTGCGCTGCAGGGTGCTATTGGGTGGTTTATGGTGGCCTCTGGCTTCCGCCCCAACAGCACAGCGGTAGAACCAGTACGGCTGGTGCTGCACCTGAGTGCAGCCCTACTGCTTTATGGTGCCATTTTGTGGACGGCATTTTCTATTCGCTGGCCTACGCCTGAACGTCATGCTGCCTCTTCTGCTGCACGTTTAGCCAAGCGGTTGGCTTGCTTCACCATCGTGCTGCTCTGCACCACAATTATTGCTGGTGGGTTTACGGCTGGCACACATGCAGGGTTCCTGTTCAACACCTTCCCGCTGATGGATGGGCATTTGATCCCGACTGATTACGCCCAGCTTTCCCCTTTCTGGATGAACTGGTTCATCAATAAAGCGGCTGTGCAGTTTGACCATCGCCTTCTGGCCACCCTTACAGCCCTGAGCATAGGCGCTGTGTTGCTTGTTGGCCTAAAAGCAACGGACCTGGGTTCCAAAGCACATAACGCCTTTATTCTTTTGGGATGGGCCGTGGTTATTCAGTACGCGCTTGGCGTTACCACCCTGCTGTTGGTGGTGCCTGTATGGGCTGGTGCTGTGCACCAAACCTTTGCCGCCGTGTTGCTTGGCGTTATGCTGTATGTGCTGCATTGCTTACGCGGCACCAAGGCTGTGGCCTGA